The Lentimicrobium sp. L6 nucleotide sequence ATATACTTTCAATCGAATATGGTATTGCGCTGGGAATACATGCCCGGAAGTACGGTATACTTAGTTTGGAGCCAATCCAGAGATGATAGCAATTTTGACCGAGACCAACTCCCCTTTGAGTTTGATGAAGATATGAATCATATGTTTAGGGTTTTCCCGCATGATGTGTTCTTAGTTAAATTGAGTTATAGAATTCCAATATAGCATTATTATGGAATTATTTTTTTGCTCCATATCTTTTTTTATTTTTTTCAAAACACTCATTTACAAAGAGATATCAGAGCACTAAAAAATGGCACAAAGAGTCTGGATTTAAATACAATAATCCTATTCTCTTATTCTTGCGAACATCCTCCAATTAGCAATTCTTGGAAATCCACTCTTGATTTTGCGCCCTATTAATTTTTTGGTTAGGTGTTTTAAAAAGCAGAGTAATGAATAGTATTTCTTTAGGTAACTTATTTTTGCTTAAAAAAAGTTGGAGCTGAGCGAGTATTTTTTGCTTGTCAAACTTTTCTGCTTGTCCTTCAATTAATAAAACCACTTTTTGCCCTAGAACGTCATCCTCTTTATAACCAATCATGATTTCTAGCCCTAGATTTTCTTTGATAAGCTCCTCTAATTCTTCTGTTTGAATCTTTAATCCACCGGAATTTATTACAGCATCGGCCCTTCCTAATAGTATAAATTCCTTTTCATTAATGAGCTCTACTCTATCGTTGGTAACAGTAATATCTTGAGGAAGTCGCTGTGAATATATTCTCAAGCAACCTCTGCTATCTTGGTCTATCGATATTCCGGGTAGGCAATGGTATGATTGAGAAGTACGAGAATCATTAAGAGGTTTCATGGCGATATGAGTGATGGTTTCAGTCATTCCATAAGTAGCGTGAAAATGAGTTTTAAAGTCTTTTAATTTAGCTATATCCTTATTTGCTAATGCAGCTCCTCCAATAATCACTTCAGATAATAAGTCAAGTTTTTCCGGAACATTTGAGTTTAATACTTTTTGGACTTGAAGTGGAATAGCTGCACAGAAATCATATCCTCTATCTATGTGCATTAGAATATCAACCTTTGGTTCCAAATAATAGAAATCTAATCCTAAAACCAAAGCTCTGACTATCATCATTTTTCCTGCAATAAACTGAGCTGGTAATATTAATAAAGAAGATTGTCCTTCTTTAAGGTTAAGGTAGTCCGCTGTGGCTAAAGCACTCTCTATCATTTGACTTCTAGAGATGGAAATAATTTTGGGTTTACCTGTGGAACCTGAACTAGAAACTAAAAAAAACTCGTTTCTCTCATCCAACCATTCTTCCACGAATTTTAAGATATCCAGTTCCCACTCCTCTAACTTCCTCAATTTTTCTTTTTTAAAATATGATAAAAACTCGGATTTAGAATAAATATCCCCGAACCACTTAATTTCATATGTGCTTTTTTGATTCATACTAGTTCAATAATTCTTTATATCCACAATCACAATCTTGCCTATTTGGCTTCTTAAGCTCTTTCTTTAAATTTTTAAAAGTGCCCATGGGACCATTAGAACTAAAAAGATTCACCAACCAATGTGGAACGGCACCTCCTACATCTATTAATATATCCATCACAACCACAGTACTATTTTCACCTATCTTAGTGATTTTCCACTTTGAATCCATCATTTGTATCCGCACCAATTCGTCAGAAGGAGGAATAAGGTCTGGTTTGGCTACGGAATGAACAGTAATTCTTTTTTGGGTTTCATCTATCATCAATTCCACTTCAGCTACCACATCTCTATCCAATATAGGCCAAGGAGTTTCTGATACGCCATAATAAATCCACCTATATGGGCCAATGCTGTCTAGTACAAATGCATCATGATTAGAATAAATCCAATCTTTCTGATGACCAAAGTCCTTAATTAAACAAAGGACATCCATATAATTTGAGGAAACTTGAGTTCTGGCAATAATACGGTTTAGAGTTTCATGTGCATTTTTAACTTTATACACAGAAATGCCATCCGATTGTTTGACGATTTTCATATTTTCATCTTGTGAAAATACTCGAGGACTTATAACAGATTGAAGGAGAACAAAAAATACAAGGATGCAAGAGTATTTCTTATTTCCCATTCAAAAACAATTTCTTAATAATATTTCTGCTACTGAAGGATTTAAAGTTTTACCTGTCATATTTAATAAGTATTTTGTTTTGATTCTACAAAAGAAAGTCTAAAAATTGTTGATTTTTAGATTCCTAATTAATACGTGTGAATACAAAATAGGTTTTGAGTAATTGGACTATTTAAATTTGTAGTAAATCTTATTTACCATCTTCCATCCACTTTCAAACTTATAGAGTGAAATATAATCGACATAAGTTAGTTTTTCACCTACATAGAATTCAATTTTCACAACAGCAGCAGTACCTGTAACATCAATATCAAGGAACTTAATTGAAATTAAGTTTTCTTTTCGAGGTAATTCACCTGCATCTAATCGTTTCACCGTTTTATCTTTCCACTCACTAATGGAGAGCTTCCACATTTCATCGCCTTTATCAATACCGAGCAGGTTAAATTCTGGATGAATGCCGGCGTCTATTTTTCTGATGTTTCCCTCGTTCTGTAAGCCTTCTACATAAGCGGTTTGAATAATATCTTTAATAGCTTCTTGTTCCTTCTCAACACTTTGAGCAAAAATACCAATACTTAAAAATAGGCAAAAAGCAATAAATAACTTTTTCATAGGTTTAGGTTTTATTTGCGGTAAAAATACAAAACTAATCTGCTAAAAACCAATGAACATAGCCACAATTATTACAAACAAAGTTAGTTGCACTTTTATTGGCCCATTCTAAGTTAAAAAAGGTCATGCCTTTTGTGTTCATTAGTGTTTCTCTAGTCCAGAACAATGTTTCTTTACAAATCACACATTCTAGTTTTAATCCTGTTTTTATAAAATACTCTTTTACTACTTTCTCTTTACTCATGGTTTTTTATTTTTCTGGTTAGTACTTATTAAAAGATATATACCAAACAATATGATATGAAACTTTTTTTCGTTTTCCCCAACCCCAAGGGGAGCGAAAAAAGTACGCTCTAAAATAATTAGTTCTCAGCGTATTAGAAATAAGCTTTTATAATCCTGAAATAGAGACTATTAAACTACGAAATAATTAAACACCTCAAACTCATCATTATTGGTTTTCTGGTTGATATTCTAATATATCACCGGGTTGACAATCTAATACTTCACATATGGTATCTAAGGTTGAAAATCTAATGGCCTTAGCTTTTGCGGTTTTCAATATGGACAAATTGGCCATGGTTATTCCTACTCTTTGTGAAAGTTCGGTGAGGCTCATCTTTCGTTTTGCCAACATCACATCTAAATTTACTATTATGGCCATGATTTTTATATGGTTAGTTCATTTTCTCTTTCTAACTCTACTCCTTTTTGAAAGATATGCGACAAAACCCAAAGGATTAGTGCCACCACCAATACTCCATTGAAGGTTTGATAATCTCCAGAAACACTCACTGTTTCAAAAGTGATATGCTTTAACATATAGAATTTCTGAAAGGCTGCATAAAAGATGGCAAATAACCACATGGCTATTAATGCATAAGAAATTCGTTTTAACAATAATATATTTCCACGGTCGAAATAATCTCCATGATAAACATTGGTAATGAAGGTTTTAAAAGTCATGAAAATATATAGGCCAAGACTTAATGCTACCAACATAAAATACCCAAATACTCTGGTTACTTTACTTGTGGCATCCACAAAGTGTAGCTTTCCATACATTTCCACCAATTCCACATTTACACTTTCTCCATTATAATGCATCAGACCCATCTCATTTAAATCCATTGCTATGGGCATTCCCACGTGAAGTTGGGTTTTGTTTAATAATCCTAAAATAATACCGCCAGCAAAAAAGATGGCAAATAGAGAAGCTGCGGCATATATCCAAAATAAAATATTGGTCATCCAATATATAATTTTCACACTTGTTGGTTTTGCTTTCATAGTTCTTAGTTTTAATTTCTATGCAAAGAAAACACATTTATCATCAATAATCAAGTATTATTTATTGTTTTTCGATGTATTATATTTGATTTTCGATATTTATATATTTGTGATATTACAAGGTTTTTCTCTTGAACGATAGAGTTAATGGAGTGAAACAAGTATTAAAATAAGATGTAGCAAATCAAAATATTGTATAATAAGGAAGCCACATATTAATTCTTTTATGAAATAGCAGAACCATACATTCCCTAGAATTCACAATGCTGCTGAACCAGAAACTACCGCTCTACACCTAGCTGGCAGCAAGAAGATAAGGTGTTATTATTTAACCGGACGCTTGCATCGGCTATAAATATTGTACAGCGCCGCAGCTTTAGCTCTCAAATATCATTATACTATTAATATAGATGAGAGATTCAAATCAATTTAGGAATCAAGTATAGACCCAAGCAAAGTTTATAAAAACTTCCAAAGGAAGTTTCCATCTGCCTTATCAAAAAGCTGTTTAGCGGAGTAAATGGATTGAAGGATAAAAAAACAATACTGTTTGAGCTCGTTAGTGAGTATTCGTAGAATCTCACTATAAGGAGGAGTTTATTGTTTTTCCGGAAAGCAATTTATGGAGTAAACTTTTTGATACAGCGGCTATTTTTGTTACCCTTTTTTGAAAAAGGGTATTCATTGAAATTTATATATTGACATCTTAAAGGAAACAAAA carries:
- a CDS encoding AMP-binding protein produces the protein MRKLEEWELDILKFVEEWLDERNEFFLVSSSGSTGKPKIISISRSQMIESALATADYLNLKEGQSSLLILPAQFIAGKMMIVRALVLGLDFYYLEPKVDILMHIDRGYDFCAAIPLQVQKVLNSNVPEKLDLLSEVIIGGAALANKDIAKLKDFKTHFHATYGMTETITHIAMKPLNDSRTSQSYHCLPGISIDQDSRGCLRIYSQRLPQDITVTNDRVELINEKEFILLGRADAVINSGGLKIQTEELEELIKENLGLEIMIGYKEDDVLGQKVVLLIEGQAEKFDKQKILAQLQLFLSKNKLPKEILFITLLFKTPNQKINRAQNQEWISKNC
- a CDS encoding helix-turn-helix transcriptional regulator, translated to MAIIVNLDVMLAKRKMSLTELSQRVGITMANLSILKTAKAKAIRFSTLDTICEVLDCQPGDILEYQPENQ
- a CDS encoding nuclear transport factor 2 family protein, with product MKKLFIAFCLFLSIGIFAQSVEKEQEAIKDIIQTAYVEGLQNEGNIRKIDAGIHPEFNLLGIDKGDEMWKLSISEWKDKTVKRLDAGELPRKENLISIKFLDIDVTGTAAVVKIEFYVGEKLTYVDYISLYKFESGWKMVNKIYYKFK
- a CDS encoding DUF2975 domain-containing protein; the encoded protein is MKAKPTSVKIIYWMTNILFWIYAAASLFAIFFAGGIILGLLNKTQLHVGMPIAMDLNEMGLMHYNGESVNVELVEMYGKLHFVDATSKVTRVFGYFMLVALSLGLYIFMTFKTFITNVYHGDYFDRGNILLLKRISYALIAMWLFAIFYAAFQKFYMLKHITFETVSVSGDYQTFNGVLVVALILWVLSHIFQKGVELERENELTI
- a CDS encoding START domain-containing protein codes for the protein MKIVKQSDGISVYKVKNAHETLNRIIARTQVSSNYMDVLCLIKDFGHQKDWIYSNHDAFVLDSIGPYRWIYYGVSETPWPILDRDVVAEVELMIDETQKRITVHSVAKPDLIPPSDELVRIQMMDSKWKITKIGENSTVVVMDILIDVGGAVPHWLVNLFSSNGPMGTFKNLKKELKKPNRQDCDCGYKELLN